A single window of Fervidicoccus fontis Kam940 DNA harbors:
- a CDS encoding aldehyde ferredoxin oxidoreductase family protein: MKGWWGKALFIDLGERKIKFMSIDQDVYTNFIGGRGLAIKLLWDLVPLGADPLSPKNVLIIASGPLSGMPLPSSGKLVVASKSPLTFGYGDGSLGTMASHHLRRSGFDAITITGASDKPVYLYIENDKVQIFSADDLWGKDTFETEDKLKERHGKDVGVLSIGKAGENLVRYATITSLKGRSGGRPGIGAVMGSKKLKAIVIRGTKEPEIFDEKELRRLSAEAYEKILKDSNYKFWISQGTMTTIAWSHKNSVLPTMNFKEGTWDSYESISGDFMEKIKVGRRGCPYCNMQCGNIIEDNTGELSELDYENVAMLGSNLLIDDLRKVGELNRLADMFGLDTISLGNSIGFYIEAGEKRMVGEKVEWGDFKRIRELIEEVAERRGIGNFIADGVMRMSMNLGRESESFAMHVKGLEVSAYNCYSTPGMALSYGVSPIGAHHKDSFVIAQEVLRDRLSYSREKVEKVVALQNMRGGMFESLTTCRFPPYEVSLDLNYYPKMLNAATGLSITLDDFKIVTDRIYSLIRAFWIREFGYWSRELDLPPKRWTTQSMSKGPYAGVKIDIEKYDEMLSYYYELRGWNDRGIPKRETLNSLGLDFAIAPLEKIVSLK, encoded by the coding sequence ATGAAAGGCTGGTGGGGAAAAGCCCTTTTTATAGATTTGGGAGAGAGAAAAATCAAATTCATGAGCATAGACCAAGATGTTTACACTAATTTCATAGGAGGAAGAGGCTTAGCTATAAAGCTTCTGTGGGACTTAGTTCCGCTGGGCGCGGATCCTCTTTCACCAAAAAACGTATTAATAATTGCTTCTGGTCCTCTTTCTGGCATGCCTTTACCAAGTAGCGGAAAGCTAGTCGTTGCTTCAAAAAGCCCATTGACTTTCGGATATGGAGATGGAAGTTTAGGAACCATGGCTAGCCACCACCTGAGAAGGTCTGGGTTTGATGCAATTACAATTACAGGAGCGTCTGACAAACCTGTATATCTTTATATAGAAAACGATAAAGTGCAGATTTTTAGTGCAGATGATCTTTGGGGAAAAGATACTTTTGAAACGGAGGATAAGCTAAAAGAAAGGCATGGAAAAGATGTAGGAGTACTCTCTATTGGAAAGGCAGGAGAAAATTTGGTGCGATATGCCACTATTACCTCTTTAAAAGGGAGAAGTGGAGGAAGGCCCGGAATAGGCGCTGTCATGGGTAGCAAGAAGTTAAAAGCTATTGTAATAAGAGGGACAAAAGAGCCAGAAATTTTTGATGAAAAAGAGCTCAGAAGACTTTCTGCAGAAGCATATGAGAAGATACTGAAGGATTCTAATTATAAGTTTTGGATCAGTCAGGGAACGATGACCACTATAGCTTGGAGCCATAAAAACAGCGTCCTTCCAACAATGAATTTCAAAGAGGGAACTTGGGATAGCTATGAGAGTATAAGCGGAGACTTTATGGAAAAGATAAAAGTCGGGAGAAGAGGCTGCCCTTACTGCAATATGCAGTGCGGAAATATTATAGAAGATAATACGGGAGAGCTAAGCGAGCTTGACTATGAAAATGTTGCAATGCTTGGAAGCAATCTCTTAATAGACGATCTGAGAAAAGTAGGAGAACTTAATAGGCTGGCAGATATGTTTGGGCTTGATACTATAAGTCTTGGAAATAGCATCGGCTTCTACATAGAGGCAGGTGAGAAGAGGATGGTAGGGGAGAAAGTTGAGTGGGGGGATTTCAAAAGAATAAGAGAGCTTATAGAGGAGGTTGCAGAAAGGAGAGGGATCGGGAATTTTATAGCTGATGGAGTCATGAGGATGTCCATGAATTTAGGAAGAGAAAGCGAGAGCTTCGCTATGCATGTAAAAGGGCTGGAAGTTTCGGCCTATAACTGTTACTCTACTCCGGGTATGGCTCTCTCTTATGGGGTCTCGCCGATCGGAGCTCACCACAAAGATTCATTTGTAATTGCACAGGAGGTTTTGAGAGATAGGCTTTCTTACAGCAGAGAGAAGGTTGAAAAGGTAGTCGCCTTACAGAACATGAGAGGAGGAATGTTTGAATCGTTAACTACATGCAGATTTCCTCCATATGAAGTCAGCCTAGACCTTAACTATTACCCAAAAATGCTTAACGCTGCTACTGGGCTGAGCATAACTTTGGATGATTTTAAGATTGTAACGGACAGAATTTATTCGTTAATTAGGGCATTCTGGATCAGGGAGTTTGGATACTGGAGCAGAGAGCTTGATCTTCCTCCAAAGAGGTGGACCACGCAGTCTATGAGTAAGGGTCCGTATGCAGGAGTCAAGATCGATATAGAAAAATACGATGAAATGCTTTCCTATTACTATGAGCTGAGAGGCTGGAACGATAGAGGCATACCAAAAAGAGAAACACTAAATAGCTTGGGGCTTGATTTTGCAATTGCACCTTTAGAGAAAATAGTCAGTTTAAAGTAA
- a CDS encoding ABC transporter ATP-binding protein — protein sequence MDELIAVRNLTKSFSDGPVISNISFKLNRGEVLGIMGPNGCGKTTMLRTILGLENKDSGEVKIRGKIGYVPQDNLLLPWLKLRENIVIGLKISGAGEREIEERLSYVSELLSLNDHLDKYPNRVSGGTARKASIARALIIMPDILILDEPYTGLDSSSISILQTLLKNLKKEIRLGIIIVSHQVDELMEISDRIIVLTHRPARIKDVIEANKK from the coding sequence GTGGATGAACTGATCGCAGTTAGAAATTTGACTAAAAGCTTCAGCGATGGTCCTGTGATTTCCAACATATCATTCAAACTAAATAGAGGTGAAGTACTCGGAATAATGGGGCCCAATGGATGCGGGAAGACTACTATGCTAAGAACGATCCTTGGGCTTGAAAATAAAGATAGCGGAGAGGTGAAAATTAGGGGGAAGATCGGATATGTGCCTCAGGATAACCTCTTACTTCCATGGCTCAAACTTAGAGAAAACATTGTCATAGGACTGAAGATAAGCGGAGCAGGTGAGAGAGAGATAGAAGAAAGGCTGAGTTATGTCTCCGAGCTCCTCTCCTTAAATGATCACCTAGACAAATATCCTAATAGGGTGAGCGGGGGAACAGCAAGGAAAGCTTCTATAGCTAGAGCCCTTATAATAATGCCCGATATTTTAATTTTGGATGAACCATATACTGGACTTGACTCCTCTTCTATATCCATCCTTCAAACACTCTTGAAGAACCTTAAAAAGGAAATTAGACTTGGAATTATAATTGTCTCTCATCAGGTGGATGAGCTGATGGAGATAAGCGATAGGATAATTGTTCTGACTCATAGGCCTGCAAGAATTAAGGATGTTATAGAAGCAAATAAAAAATAA
- the argF gene encoding ornithine carbamoyltransferase, protein MAKSLLSVADLSKDEINEILDRAKELKKSIKSRQELNILKNKVVGLLFEKPSTRTRTSFEVAALRLGGSAVYLSANELQLSRGEPIKDTARILGSFLDAIVARVYSHNTVVELAKYANVPVINGLSDLEHPTQILSDMLTIIEAKGKLEGLNFVFIGDGNNMCNSWLLGSAIVGMNMTAAIPKGYYPDQKILDKALEIAKKTGSKIKIVNDPKEAAKDADILYTDVWVSMGQEKETEKRMKDFQGYQINKELLRLAKKDVVVMHCLPAHRGLEITDDVIEGEQSIVWVQAENKLYGAAAVLEYYLK, encoded by the coding sequence ATGGCAAAATCTTTACTTTCAGTAGCAGATCTTTCAAAAGATGAGATAAATGAGATCTTGGATAGGGCTAAAGAGCTGAAAAAGAGCATAAAGAGCCGTCAAGAGCTAAACATTTTGAAGAATAAAGTAGTTGGACTTCTTTTTGAAAAACCATCGACAAGAACAAGAACAAGCTTTGAAGTTGCAGCTTTAAGGCTAGGTGGAAGCGCAGTATACCTTTCTGCAAATGAGCTCCAATTAAGTAGAGGGGAGCCAATAAAGGATACTGCAAGGATATTGGGAAGCTTTTTGGATGCGATTGTTGCGAGGGTTTACTCCCACAATACAGTTGTTGAGTTAGCAAAATATGCTAATGTTCCAGTTATAAACGGACTTAGCGACTTAGAGCACCCAACTCAGATCCTCAGCGACATGCTTACAATAATTGAAGCTAAAGGAAAGCTTGAAGGATTGAACTTCGTATTTATTGGCGATGGAAACAACATGTGCAACTCATGGCTTTTGGGCTCAGCCATAGTTGGAATGAACATGACTGCCGCTATACCTAAGGGCTACTATCCAGACCAAAAAATACTTGATAAGGCACTTGAAATTGCTAAGAAGACAGGTTCTAAGATAAAGATCGTGAACGATCCTAAGGAAGCTGCTAAGGATGCGGATATTCTCTATACTGACGTATGGGTGAGCATGGGTCAGGAGAAAGAGACTGAAAAAAGGATGAAAGACTTTCAGGGATATCAGATAAATAAGGAGCTTTTAAGGCTGGCTAAAAAGGATGTCGTAGTAATGCACTGCCTGCCTGCACATAGAGGTCTAGAAATTACAGATGATGTTATAGAAGGAGAGCAGTCAATTGTTTGGGTTCAGGCAGAGAATAAGCTATATGGAGCGGCTGCAGTGCTAGAGTATTATTTAAAGTAA
- a CDS encoding ABC transporter substrate-binding protein, whose translation MNTKYILIIIVVVAVALGASYAFYREKESSPMIIRAGTLQGGISTLDIMQYYNLSEKYGYELQVYRFDKTTDIINALASGSIDVAVIPSEMAANMLLQNISVKIIAPEMLQNQAILTVKGNISAQELKGKTVATLLSTGTYMMFKAYMKYIYNITVSEQGKGNDTIYAINTLPGSFLDVMRENDIYAIIAWEPFVSEAVVNYNASIIADYQTFWKEANMSGEPVMLIWVASPSASNNKELINSFLKTREDAVNIWNGNENETISALMSIYNLNEKTAEYLYSRVTVLDNNLSQGVIDGIRSSWKLAWIGGYLTSDPSSIGDQVFYK comes from the coding sequence ATGAATACAAAATATATTTTAATAATAATAGTTGTAGTTGCAGTTGCTTTAGGCGCATCTTATGCATTTTACAGAGAGAAGGAGTCCTCCCCTATGATAATAAGGGCCGGTACTCTGCAGGGAGGAATAAGCACGTTAGACATAATGCAGTACTACAACTTAAGCGAAAAATACGGCTATGAGCTTCAAGTATATAGGTTCGACAAGACTACAGATATAATAAATGCTCTTGCAAGCGGGAGCATAGATGTAGCAGTTATACCGAGCGAAATGGCTGCTAACATGTTACTTCAAAATATCTCCGTAAAAATAATAGCTCCTGAAATGCTTCAAAACCAGGCGATCCTGACTGTAAAGGGAAACATCTCAGCTCAAGAACTAAAGGGTAAGACTGTCGCGACTCTCCTCTCTACTGGTACATATATGATGTTCAAGGCTTACATGAAGTATATATACAACATAACAGTTAGCGAGCAGGGAAAGGGAAATGACACGATCTATGCCATAAACACGCTTCCAGGATCCTTTCTGGACGTAATGAGGGAAAATGACATATATGCAATTATCGCATGGGAGCCATTCGTTTCTGAGGCTGTAGTCAATTACAATGCCTCTATAATCGCTGATTACCAAACTTTTTGGAAGGAGGCAAACATGAGCGGTGAGCCGGTAATGCTCATATGGGTGGCTTCTCCGAGCGCATCTAACAATAAGGAGCTTATTAACTCCTTCCTTAAGACGAGGGAAGATGCCGTTAATATTTGGAACGGGAATGAAAATGAAACCATCTCTGCTTTAATGAGCATTTACAACTTAAATGAAAAGACGGCTGAGTACCTTTACTCTAGGGTAACAGTTCTCGACAACAACTTAAGCCAGGGCGTTATAGATGGAATAAGAAGCTCCTGGAAGCTTGCATGGATCGGAGGATATCTCACAAGTGATCCAAGTAGTATAGGTGATCAAGTATTTTACAAATAA
- a CDS encoding nicotinamide-nucleotide adenylyltransferase, with protein MKFPRRAIFFGRFQPFHKGHLYVAENILKEYEEIVFLVGMSTESHTERNPFTAGERIEMIRLAMKEAGFDLSRVITSALPTLEIHIASAHHAIYASPHSEAIFIGNPIVSQILREAGFNVIVPKPYKREIYNGTLIRRYMAEQNDKWRELVPKSVAEFLDSIKATERLKNITSPSERHILGEENSLD; from the coding sequence ATGAAATTCCCGAGAAGAGCGATATTCTTCGGAAGGTTTCAGCCCTTCCATAAAGGGCATTTATATGTCGCAGAAAACATTCTGAAAGAGTATGAAGAAATCGTCTTCTTAGTAGGCATGAGCACAGAAAGCCACACAGAGAGGAACCCATTCACCGCTGGAGAGAGGATAGAAATGATAAGGCTAGCCATGAAGGAGGCGGGTTTTGACCTCTCTAGGGTCATAACATCTGCTCTTCCAACTCTTGAGATACATATAGCATCTGCGCATCACGCAATTTACGCTTCACCACATTCAGAGGCAATTTTTATAGGTAACCCGATAGTGAGTCAAATACTGAGGGAGGCAGGGTTCAATGTTATAGTGCCAAAGCCGTATAAGAGGGAAATATACAATGGGACTCTTATTAGAAGGTATATGGCTGAGCAGAATGACAAGTGGAGGGAGCTCGTACCTAAGAGTGTCGCAGAATTTCTTGATTCAATAAAAGCAACAGAGAGGCTTAAAAACATTACTAGCCCAAGCGAAAGGCACATCTTAGGCGAAGAAAACTCATTAGATTAA
- a CDS encoding peroxiredoxin: MSSNVNVMPKIGEKAPSFEASTTYGRIKFPDDFKGKWVVLFSHPADFTPVCTSEFVAFQKRIKQFEELNVQLIGLSVDQVFSHIKWDEWIREKFGIEITFPIIGDNTGRVASLFGMLHAQAEGSSTVRAVFIIDPEGIIRAILYYPQELGRNIDEILRMVKGLQTSDKYGVAIPANWPNNELIGDKVILSPVDNKNDIPERLKKHECFDWWFCYKSI, from the coding sequence ATGAGTTCAAATGTGAACGTAATGCCAAAAATAGGAGAAAAAGCGCCATCTTTTGAGGCATCGACAACATATGGAAGGATCAAGTTTCCAGACGACTTTAAGGGTAAATGGGTAGTGCTATTCAGCCATCCAGCAGATTTCACGCCGGTATGCACTTCTGAGTTTGTAGCATTTCAAAAAAGGATAAAGCAGTTCGAGGAGCTTAATGTACAGCTTATAGGCTTGAGCGTTGACCAGGTATTCAGCCATATTAAATGGGATGAGTGGATAAGGGAGAAGTTCGGCATAGAGATAACCTTTCCAATAATAGGCGACAACACGGGAAGAGTCGCCTCACTATTCGGAATGCTCCACGCCCAAGCCGAGGGATCATCAACCGTCAGAGCAGTATTCATCATTGATCCAGAAGGCATTATAAGGGCAATCCTCTATTATCCGCAAGAGCTTGGAAGAAACATCGATGAGATCTTAAGGATGGTTAAAGGTTTGCAGACTTCCGATAAATACGGAGTTGCTATACCTGCGAACTGGCCGAACAATGAGCTTATAGGAGACAAGGTAATATTAAGTCCAGTTGACAACAAAAATGATATACCTGAAAGGCTAAAGAAGCATGAGTGCTTCGATTGGTGGTTCTGCTACAAAAGCATTTAA
- a CDS encoding ABC transporter permease, which produces MGWIYLIIFLFILWIALERTYPYAIPSLSSVALYIEIQGIISIARNVFKTLENTFLGFALSFALAMISLIAYHINLHLRSFITALNTFIQSISVLVWSIIFVIIYGVTSGLPPIFVVSATSYPILLSIGISGMQSIEGKYRELFKVFGAKKRHELLYLIIPGTLPYLIGGSRAAIGSALRITVVAEALGASGGIGYMLLYSYDLGYKQGVFAWSILLVLLMILLDEAVLKPIEGWSRRWMN; this is translated from the coding sequence TTGGGATGGATTTACCTTATTATTTTTCTCTTCATACTATGGATAGCATTAGAGAGGACATACCCTTACGCTATACCTTCTCTCTCATCCGTAGCTCTTTACATAGAAATCCAAGGGATCATTTCCATAGCTAGAAACGTTTTTAAAACTCTGGAGAACACCTTTTTAGGTTTCGCCTTATCTTTTGCTTTAGCTATGATTTCTCTGATCGCCTATCACATAAACCTACATTTAAGGAGCTTCATAACTGCGTTGAACACTTTTATTCAGAGCATTTCCGTCCTGGTATGGTCCATAATATTTGTAATCATATATGGAGTGACCAGCGGTCTTCCTCCTATCTTCGTCGTCTCTGCCACGTCATACCCTATCCTCTTGAGCATTGGAATTAGCGGAATGCAGAGCATAGAGGGGAAGTACAGAGAACTCTTCAAGGTCTTCGGTGCAAAGAAAAGGCATGAGCTGCTTTATTTGATTATTCCTGGCACTCTCCCCTATCTTATCGGAGGGAGTAGAGCAGCGATCGGAAGCGCTTTGAGAATCACTGTAGTCGCTGAAGCCCTTGGGGCAAGCGGGGGGATAGGATATATGCTTCTATACTCCTACGACCTAGGATATAAGCAAGGAGTGTTCGCCTGGAGCATTCTTCTAGTTCTGCTCATGATCCTCTTAGATGAAGCTGTTCTCAAGCCTATAGAAGGGTGGTCGAGAAGGTGGATGAACTGA
- a CDS encoding OPT family oligopeptide transporter, translated as MGEEKKETSYVPPEKAMPELSLRYLILGIILALLFAATNAYLGLYSGMTISASIPAAIIAIAVFRAMRTRNILGNNIVQTIACAGEALAAGAIFTLPALIIINIYMNLPFWTTTALVAIAGTLGAALTTIIRKPYIKEEKLPFPEGKAGAEVLIVGDKGGASTKPLLTGGIIGGIFKFLEGIGLWPGTVEAATKLGSSLFYFGSDLSTALAAIGYIVGINVAVLIFLGGILGWIILIPILATHTALTGSALDMAYSIWSSQIRYIGVGTMLLGGLWTIFRLRGAIARGIKSGISAARKRSSEGIERTERELPLNVAFILVAIFDMVLMGVFYYITRALGLSILLGILTLILSFLGVSIAGYLTGLVGSSNLPVSGITIMNLLIAALILRLLGIGGVEGSLGTLLVAAMICMGSAVAGDMMQTLFIGYVVGGTPWKQQVGMIVGSFASAFIIAPILNLLINAYGIAGTPTAKGSMALAAPQATLMSKLTEAIFTGTLNWTMLFIGFAIAIVLIITDEILARKKSKFRTPVMPVAIGIYLPFSLSVPIFVGGLVNWLVGKKIKRASDESTDAGTIGAAGLIAGESIIGIVFAALIVSGISITSPVSSGILGIIVLLLVLAWVYRVGVKNTSNSKN; from the coding sequence ATGGGTGAAGAGAAAAAAGAGACTTCCTATGTTCCGCCTGAAAAAGCTATGCCCGAACTATCTCTGAGATACTTGATTCTCGGTATAATCCTTGCCTTGCTTTTCGCTGCGACAAATGCATATTTAGGTTTATATTCTGGAATGACTATAAGTGCAAGCATACCTGCCGCAATCATAGCAATAGCCGTCTTTAGGGCAATGCGTACTAGAAACATACTTGGAAATAACATCGTTCAGACAATAGCTTGCGCTGGAGAGGCTTTGGCGGCTGGAGCAATTTTCACGTTGCCAGCACTGATAATTATCAATATCTATATGAACTTGCCATTTTGGACTACTACCGCATTAGTTGCTATTGCAGGAACACTTGGAGCGGCGTTAACAACTATCATTAGAAAGCCATACATAAAAGAAGAAAAGCTTCCTTTCCCCGAAGGAAAAGCTGGCGCAGAGGTCTTAATAGTAGGAGACAAAGGAGGTGCTTCAACAAAGCCTCTCCTCACTGGAGGAATTATAGGAGGAATTTTCAAATTTTTAGAAGGAATTGGTCTGTGGCCTGGCACTGTTGAAGCTGCTACTAAGCTAGGATCATCATTATTCTACTTTGGCTCTGACCTCTCTACAGCGTTAGCTGCTATTGGCTACATTGTAGGAATAAATGTAGCAGTACTGATATTCTTGGGAGGAATCTTAGGGTGGATAATTCTAATTCCAATACTCGCAACTCATACGGCGCTTACAGGCTCTGCTCTAGACATGGCTTACAGTATATGGAGCTCTCAGATAAGGTACATAGGCGTTGGAACAATGCTTCTTGGAGGATTGTGGACGATATTCAGACTTAGAGGTGCTATCGCCAGAGGAATTAAATCAGGAATAAGCGCAGCAAGAAAGAGAAGCAGTGAAGGCATTGAGAGGACGGAGAGGGAACTCCCTCTGAACGTTGCTTTCATTTTGGTAGCAATATTTGATATGGTACTAATGGGCGTCTTCTACTATATTACGAGAGCGCTGGGATTAAGCATATTGCTAGGAATTTTAACGCTAATACTTAGCTTTCTCGGAGTTTCCATTGCAGGTTATCTAACTGGACTTGTAGGATCGTCAAACTTGCCAGTTTCTGGAATAACTATTATGAACTTGCTGATAGCTGCTCTCATATTGAGGCTTCTTGGAATTGGAGGAGTCGAAGGATCTCTAGGAACGCTACTTGTTGCTGCAATGATATGCATGGGAAGCGCTGTCGCTGGAGATATGATGCAAACTCTCTTCATCGGTTATGTAGTAGGAGGAACTCCATGGAAACAGCAGGTTGGAATGATAGTTGGATCGTTTGCTTCAGCTTTTATCATCGCACCTATCCTTAACCTTCTTATTAACGCCTATGGAATTGCGGGAACTCCAACTGCAAAGGGATCAATGGCATTGGCAGCTCCTCAAGCAACTTTAATGTCAAAGCTTACAGAAGCAATATTTACTGGAACCCTCAATTGGACTATGCTATTCATAGGATTTGCTATAGCAATAGTTCTAATAATAACTGACGAAATACTTGCAAGGAAGAAATCAAAGTTTAGAACCCCTGTAATGCCGGTAGCTATTGGAATTTATCTTCCATTCTCCTTGAGCGTTCCGATATTCGTCGGAGGTTTAGTCAACTGGCTGGTAGGAAAGAAGATAAAGAGGGCGAGCGATGAGAGTACTGATGCAGGGACAATTGGTGCAGCTGGGCTTATCGCAGGAGAGTCAATAATTGGTATCGTATTCGCAGCCTTAATAGTCAGTGGAATATCAATTACTTCGCCGGTTTCAAGCGGAATTCTAGGAATTATAGTGCTACTCCTTGTCCTGGCATGGGTATACAGAGTTGGAGTCAAAAACACAAGCAATTCAAAGAACTAA
- a CDS encoding arginine deiminase family protein produces the protein MVGIKAEWDPLKKVVMHRPGIEMFFSLIEPYASLYDRAFSQNEALREHERLEHILMHEFRVDVIRLKDFILQEAERSSKVKEELVKMAEERVEFRGDEEDVKMAKDEFSRYKDIYDSEFFFNLILLSPKVTLERGRGERAIYYNVTVREPLGNLYFMRDQQAVTDKGIILSRMSKPQRRRETQVTKFLWKLMGEEIVHEIKEPGTFEGGDFIPMKDFALIGTGDRTNQEGIEQILKHGVSFDEVAVVHQPAHPLIPGDQTDPMINMHLDTYFNVPSSNVVIGCDTLLKRAKIDVYIKESEGNYRKEEERNLNLYDYIKEKGFEIINITTLEQMSYASNFLTIKDGTILAIETERIVKRTLANLEASARLNPERYGKLLEQAKKDYEHLKNEGQFFPHKKEMYKNGIDVYTVDLTNLTGGYGGAHCMTCSLRRG, from the coding sequence ATGGTGGGTATTAAAGCAGAATGGGATCCTTTGAAAAAGGTAGTAATGCATAGACCAGGAATAGAGATGTTCTTCTCCCTTATTGAACCATATGCTTCTCTTTATGATAGAGCCTTCAGTCAAAACGAGGCCTTGAGAGAACATGAAAGATTGGAGCATATTTTAATGCACGAATTTAGGGTAGATGTAATTCGTTTGAAGGACTTCATCCTTCAAGAAGCTGAAAGAAGTTCTAAAGTGAAAGAAGAGCTTGTAAAGATGGCAGAAGAAAGGGTAGAATTTAGAGGAGACGAAGAAGACGTAAAAATGGCGAAGGACGAGTTTTCTAGATATAAAGATATATATGACTCAGAGTTCTTCTTCAACCTTATATTGCTAAGCCCGAAGGTAACGCTTGAAAGAGGGAGGGGAGAGAGGGCGATCTATTACAATGTAACAGTAAGGGAACCGCTTGGAAATCTCTACTTTATGCGGGATCAACAAGCAGTTACTGATAAAGGAATAATACTTTCCAGAATGTCTAAGCCTCAAAGGCGAAGGGAAACCCAGGTAACTAAGTTCTTGTGGAAACTGATGGGAGAAGAAATAGTTCATGAAATAAAAGAGCCTGGAACTTTTGAAGGTGGGGACTTTATACCTATGAAAGACTTTGCGCTTATTGGAACTGGAGACAGAACTAACCAAGAAGGAATAGAGCAAATTCTAAAGCACGGAGTAAGCTTTGACGAAGTGGCAGTTGTACATCAGCCTGCCCATCCACTTATTCCTGGAGACCAAACTGATCCTATGATTAACATGCACTTAGACACTTACTTTAATGTACCTTCAAGCAATGTTGTAATTGGATGCGATACTTTGTTGAAAAGGGCAAAGATTGATGTTTACATAAAAGAATCAGAAGGCAATTACAGAAAAGAAGAAGAAAGAAATCTCAATTTATATGATTACATAAAGGAAAAAGGCTTTGAGATCATTAATATAACTACACTTGAGCAAATGTCATATGCTTCAAACTTCCTAACGATAAAGGATGGAACTATTCTCGCAATAGAGACTGAAAGGATAGTGAAGAGAACCCTCGCAAATTTGGAGGCAAGCGCAAGATTAAATCCAGAAAGATATGGCAAGCTTCTAGAGCAGGCAAAAAAAGATTATGAGCATCTCAAAAATGAGGGGCAATTTTTCCCACATAAAAAAGAGATGTACAAAAACGGAATAGATGTATATACTGTGGACTTAACAAACCTTACTGGAGGATACGGCGGGGCACATTGCATGACCTGCTCATTAAGAAGAGGCTAA
- the yjjX gene encoding inosine/xanthosine triphosphatase: MVFVCIGTKNVSKITGIERAFSSFYEEVQLLAIDLSYKLPPQPIGIKEIMSGAEKRAKEAIKSSEMCEFGVGVEAGLIKIEESYYDIQASFVINKDGRGYFGFSPSFIIPKSFSEGIITKKYRELEEVTDAYFNTENVGEKGGVIKLLTKGRVTREDLTYYAVMMSLIPFQNSNLYF, encoded by the coding sequence ATGGTTTTTGTTTGCATAGGAACTAAAAATGTTAGTAAAATAACAGGTATAGAGAGAGCTTTCTCTAGTTTTTACGAGGAAGTTCAATTGCTCGCTATCGATCTATCATATAAACTTCCTCCTCAGCCAATAGGAATAAAAGAGATTATGAGTGGCGCTGAGAAAAGGGCTAAGGAAGCAATTAAATCGAGTGAAATGTGTGAGTTTGGTGTAGGAGTTGAAGCAGGGCTTATAAAGATAGAGGAAAGCTATTATGATATACAAGCATCGTTTGTTATAAATAAAGACGGCAGAGGATATTTCGGTTTTTCTCCTTCTTTTATAATTCCCAAATCGTTTTCTGAGGGGATCATTACAAAAAAATACAGGGAACTAGAAGAAGTCACAGATGCGTACTTCAATACAGAAAACGTAGGAGAAAAAGGAGGAGTAATAAAGCTTTTAACAAAGGGAAGAGTAACTAGAGAGGATCTCACTTATTATGCAGTAATGATGTCTTTGATTCCATTTCAAAACAGCAATTTATATTTCTAG